One Leishmania panamensis strain MHOM/PA/94/PSC-1 chromosome 24 sequence genomic region harbors:
- a CDS encoding mitochondrial DNA-directed RNA polymerase, putative (TriTrypDB/GeneDB-style sysID: LpmP.24.1140) has protein sequence MREVGSHLAKDEAENATAVEGAGEDDDDGIAFCEVASAAELFAMDEVKLNAAEMSHAGTTKSTHDHAGKVGATERGSTLSAFALPANHGSSGNGSAAADVAESLLSDPFHVPSVDDDAFARDGDLPASAAASYSAVTNCQNLNENVLSAVDVLCDDLFHCKASVLHSFARTRSITSRNKVEVVLRLLEQAHRDAHGESNDLRVTRRLLGDVFDENIRTSGLRTAWTNKSLEAAHIEEACESHLSFDLLANSTKSLMVRRHAGEISRVLRKLTRVFQQEQEQISLAAVGGVFRNYRAVAEELVRELPVCEVLSPFAGYLVSYVRYGAVKEMLARADVNERLVQLGVIHPTVQEVDDSALLHRLMDLLDPAVHQVERRAECFRHAEQSRVVGMENGDVIASTIRAFSEVSHTKWNTHAAPDWVHDLARLFCSWEMILRTDLPRFEEVPRHFFDCILSGVVCLYIAQRVYGNSVGTTVVPLYQRMAIKKSLRLHFNNDDNTDSALRDIMSYVQAGATEARGGVRGEFFAGVLSQMQGAFQDAQEERSTLHEERVAVILNAVCDVATNCTRSAGLFNLLVKLTEDLAFHFRFQHIYRKLSAPDRVTIRTNGSIRMSQTLEYFEKELHVTPISTKAVGFLVVQLLYLSFRGDGSKRPVLERFASVTGATELDMVGLTEMAATSVRDLHVAFPPQLSYNSWLNESDTREKSVYGVLPSVAVKGAANQAMIVSQAPMMKALDAISRVPWRINKYMLHVQEAIVREGFGFGKIRPGFYPLHYYSMSDGDIKYPSDRRRSALLNSNDNDGDDLAAGDVFNLQQRRQCTLQQRQDWKELCELRSSRIHYLLGLRQARSIVQFSHIYFPNSMDFRGRMYPLPGRLNHTGSDPFRGLLEYAEPKPLGEVGLYWLKVHLANKMGMSKLSFDERVHYVDEHMEDVVQSAENPLAGDRWWQEASEPIQCLMACKEVADAAKCSQGAEKFLSRLPVAVDGSYNGLQHYSAIGRDAFGAKLVNLVPSERPADAYTGILKEMLKSICIDADRDHQVAQRCLGTGRGQDKDHIKRKTIKRPIMTQVYGVTSYGMSEQILDELVKQNKSHGLWTHTDMKEMAAYLRDKVLESLGVTFRETQNCRRWISEVAALLWKVQPAELRNALCWTTPLGLVVRQPYKVRNECSLFTPHGYSRVPGDSVAPASRKQLTAIAPNLIHSLDATHLAMTALEMQHQGLSMMAVHDSYWTYACDMPKLSQVLREQFVNLYSKYDPLWELKEQWEETYFMDLRRHGVKLPDPPKRGDLDLNVVLNSPYFFS, from the coding sequence ATGCGCGAAGTAGGAAGTCATCTCGCGAAGGATGAGGCCGAaaacgccaccgccgtggaAGGAGCAGGtgaggacgatgacgacggcaTCGCCTTCTGCGAGGTTGCCTCAGCCGCGGAGCTTTTTGCGATGGATGAGGTCAAGCTGAACGCAGCAGAGATGAGTCACGCAGGAACCACCAAGAGCACGCACGACCACGCTGGGAAAGTTGGTGCCACAGAACGCGGCAGTACTTTATCTGCCTTCGCATTGCCCGCCAATCACGGTAGCAGTGGCaatggcagcgctgcggccgaCGTCGCGGAGTCGCTCTTGAGCGATCCGTTTCACGTGCCGAGCGTGGATGACGACGCGTTCGCACGAGATGGAGACCTACCGgcctcggcggcagcgagctACAGTGCTGTCACGAACTGTCAAAACCTCAACGAGAATGTGCTCTCTGCCGTAGATGTGCTGTGCGACGATTTGTTCCACTGCAAGGCATCCGTCCTGCACTCCTTCGCCCGAACGCGCTCCATTACCTCTCGTAacaaggtggaggtggtgctgcgcctcctcgagcAGGCCCACCGTGATGCCCACGGTGAGAGCAATGACCTCCGCGTCACGCGTCGCCTGCTAGGCGATGTCTTCGATGAAAACATTCGCACAAGCGGGCTGCGCACAGCGTGGACGAACAAGtcgctggaggcggcgcacaTCGAAGAGGCGTGCGAGTCCCACCTTAGTTTTGACTTGCTCGCGAACTCGACGAAGTCGCTCATGGTGCGACGGCACGCGGGCGAGATctcgcgtgtgctgcgcaagctCACTCGAGTGTTTCAGCAAGAGCAAGAGCAGATCTCCCTCGCCGCAGTGGGTGGCGTGTTCCGCAATTACCGTGCCGTCGCCGAGGAGCTGGTACGGGAGCTGCCCGTGTGTGAGGTGCTCAGTCCCTTTGCAGGCTACCTGGTGAGCTATGTGCGCTACGGTGCCGTGAAGGAGATGCTGGCGCGGGCTGATGTGAACGAGCGCCTTGTCCAGCTGGGTGTAATTCATCCCACTGTCCAGGAGGTGGACGacagtgcgctgctgcaccgcctcatGGACCTCCTCGATCCTGCTGTGCATCAGGTCGAACGCCGAGCGGAGTGCTTTCGCCACGCGGAGCAGTCACGAGTGGTTGGGATGGAAAACGGCGACGTTATCGCGAGCACCATTCGCGCCTTCAGCGAGGTGTCTCACACCAAGTggaacacacacgcagcgccgGACTGGGTGCACGACCTCGCGCGGCTGTTCTGCAGCTGGGAAATGATCCTCCGCACCGACCTACCACGGTTCGAGGAGGTGCCGCGGCACTTCTTTGACTGCATCCTCTCTGGTGTTGTCTGCCTCTACATCGCCCAGCGCGTGTACGGCAACTCGGTGGGGACGACCGTTGTGCCGCTGTACCAGCGCATGGCCATCAAAAAATCGCTTCGGCTGCACTTCAACAACGACGATAACACGGACAGCGCGTTGCGCGACATCATGTCCTACGTGCAGGCTGGCGCGACGGAGGCGCGCGGTGGCGTGCGAGGCGAATTTTTCGCTGGTGTCCTCTCGCAAATGCAAGGAGCCTTCCAGGACGCCCAAGAAGAGCGATCGACTCTGCATGAGGAgcgcgtcgccgtcatcTTGAACGCCGTCTGCGATGTGGCGACGAACTGTACGCGCTCCGCCGGCCTCTTCAACTTGCTGGTGAAGCTCACAGAGGACCTCGCCTTCCACTTTCGCTTCCAGCACATTTACAGAAAGTTAAGTGCGCCCGATCGCGTCACGATCCGCACCAACGGGTCTATCCGGATGTCTCAGACACTCGAGTACTtcgagaaggagctgcacgtGACGCCCATCTCCACCAAGGCGGTCGGCTTCCTGGTGGTGCAGTTGCTGTATCTCTCGTTTcgcggcgatggcagcaAGCGGCCGGTGCTCGAACGCTTTGCGAGCGTGACTGGGGCAACGGAGCTGGACATGGTCGGCCTCACTGAGATGGCGGCCACGTCAGTGCGCGACCTACACGTCGCCTTCCCCCCGCAGCTCTCCTACAACTCCTGGCTCAATGAGTCCGACACCCGCGAAAAGTCTGTGTACGGCGTGTTGCCGTCCGTTGCGGTCAAAGGGGCGGCGAATCAGGCGATGATTGTGTCACAAGCGCCGATGATGAAGGCGCTCGACGCCATCTCGCGTGTGCCGTGGCGCATCAACAAGTACATGCTGCACGTGCAGGAGGCGATTGTGCGCGAGGGCTTCGGGTTCGGCAAAATTCGGCCGGGCTTCTACCCTCTTCACTACTACTCCATGAGCGACGGCGACATCAAGTACCCGTCAGATCGCCGCCGCTCGGCGCTGCTAAacagcaacgacaacgacggcgacgacctCGCGGCCGGTGACGTCTTCaatctgcagcagcggcgtcagtgTACTCTGCAGCAGAGACAAGACTGGAAGGAGCTGTGCGAGCTGCGCAGTAGCCGCATCCACTACCTGCTTGGACTACGCCAGGCCCGCTCCATCGTGCAGTTCTCTCACATTTACTTCCCCAACAGCATGGACTTTCGCGGTCGCATGTACCCACTCCCAGGACGGCTGAATCACACCGGATCAGATCCGTTTCGTGGCCTGCTCGAGTACGCGGAGCCAAAGCCGCTGGGTGAGGTCGGGCTCTACTGGCTGAAGGTGCATCTGGCAAATAAGATGGGCATGAGCAAGCTCTCCTTTGACGAGCGAGTGCACTACGTCGACGAGCACATGGAGGACGTCGTGCAGAGCGCTGAGAACCCCCTAGCCGGCGATCGATGGTGGCAAGAAGCAAGCGAGCCGATTCAGTGCCTCATGGCGTgcaaggaggtggcggacgCGGCGAAGTGCTCACAGGGCGCAGAAAAGTTCCTTTCGCGGCTGCCTGTCGCCGTGGATGGTAGCTACAATGGTCTGCAGCACTACTCTGCCATTGGCCGCGACGCGTTCGGCGCGAAACTGGTGAACTTGGTGCCAAGCGAGCGCCCCGCCGACGCCTACACGGGCATCCTGAAGGAGATGCTCAAGTCCATCTGCATCGACGCCGACCGCGATcaccaggtggcgcagcggtgtctcggcaccggcagagGCCAGGACAAAGATCACATAAAGCGCAAGACGATCAAGCGCCCCATAATGACGCAGGTATACGGTGTCACCAGCTACGGCATGTCCGAGCAGATCCTTGATGAGCTTGTGAAGCAGAACAAAAGCCACGGCCTGTGGACGCACACGGATATgaaggagatggcggcgtACCTGCGTGACAAGGTGCTCGAGTCGCTCGGGGTTACGTTCCGCGAGACCCAAAACTGCCGTAGATGGATTAGTGAGGTAGCCGCGCTGCTCTGGAAGGTGCAGCCGGCTGAACTGCGCAATGCTCTGTGCTGGACTACCCCGCTCGGCCTTGTTGTTCGGCAGCCCTACAAGGTTCGGAACGAGTGCTCCCTGTTCACCCCCCACGGCTACAGCAGGGTACCTGGCGACTCCGTCGCCCCCGCGAGTCGCAAGCAGCTGACAGCCATTGCGCCAAATCTGATTCACTCGCTTGATGCGACGCACCTCGCCATGACTGCACTGGAGATGCAGCACCAAGGGCTCTCCATGATGGCGGTGCACGACTCTTACTGGACGTACGCGTGCGATATGCCGAAGTTGTCGCAGGTGCTGCGAGAGCAGTTTGTGAACCTGTACTCCAAGTACGATCCCCTGTgggagctgaaggagcagTGGGAAGAGACGTACTTCATGGATCTGCGGCGACACGGCGTGAAGCTGCCAGACCCACCCAAGCGCGGCGATCTCGATCTGAATGTGGTCCTTAACTCGCCATACTTTTTCTCGTAG
- a CDS encoding hypothetical protein (TriTrypDB/GeneDB-style sysID: LpmP.24.1150), protein MDALQRYRTGCMAAMLELDYLQEHHFSVSSGAPLAGETEEPTTLCSPIRSARRSAANEVDKAGTLTSSPIDAAQLHHRYRVMRARLAETLAGQSAYMQEITLQQQLREREGVMGEYMWSTRLLVEQESAERAHLASLWAYFIASAPERWTASKARAGTGLKSSAAVRVPQIPATAVPPPPEEAKDASYAVAAPLPQPSTYGGDEAARLVEQNKALLRDLYHSKERTCVLLHEQQKGLQEAQECALAQLIARHDAEKAALETRVYAAQAAAAQSQHRLTEVKEELAAVQSSRRETQRCTGLTYDGMHQQLKDTTKKMWQLQLVNDHLDAKVRVLERELEEMRLSRSPVRRRQGGNETLFSAVEQASRSASRSTTGAVHPSNGCSSSHGTGRSSGVNNAHYERPFALSRRASTDSAAGHGCRDVNSHLVGPGVWTAYEERSSLLTRATPVMQHENSSLRPPITHVTYPHGSSLAAVSATSITTGTDMNVSHMSEGGTAHAPRLCTHQRNFPSATRAAGDGDNDSTSSGRHRRFERTVSPPRQLSLDRTPIPQPSVAYPPYAEEAETDNEFDSIAYDDPSRGEQNAVKRYPTASAQTNVAESLRSAIPRPPGGPATISTHSQPSSDAKCDGWYPPPLAVPHGLDSLKSGEGTANKTHVVVAEGEEGELQPSLASLCSSPTVSNSRARLEALRRDILRHAEQLEQEVQAVTSRYEAARRQRRRERETLRVNVSVHSASNSPSTSEPRDDEGRQTVVVNVVDADSEALNRALEVLHIEQQEDDDELEHYYADVNQKRLKLERCLCSIEDKLAALL, encoded by the coding sequence ATGGATGCACTGCAACGGTACCGCACTGGCTGTATGGCAGCCATGCTGGAGTTGGATTATCTGCAGGAGCACCATTTCTCAGTCTCTTCAGGGGCTCCTCTGGCcggagagacagaggagcCCACGACCCTCTGCTCTCCGATTCGGTCCGCGCGCCGAAGCGCGGCCAACGAGGTGGACAAGGCTGGCACTTTAACATCCAGCCCCAttgacgcggcgcagcttcacCACCGATACCGCGTCATGAGAGCGCGTCTCGCCGAGACCCTAGCGGGGCAGTCAGCGTACATGCAGGAGATtacgcttcagcagcagctccgcgagCGCGAAGGGGTCATGGGTGAGTACATGTGGAGTACGCGGCTTCTTGTGGAGCAGGAATCGGCAGAGCGCGCACACCTCGCCTCATTGTGGGCTTATTTTATTGCGTCTGCACCGGAGCGGTGGACTGCATCCAAAGCACGTGCCGGCACTGGGCTCAAATcttcggcagcggtgcgtgtgccgcaAATCCCCGCCACAGCcgtgccgcctccgccagaggaagcgaaagacGCCTCCTACGCTGTCGCagccccgctgccgcagccgtccACAtacggcggcgacgaggcaGCTCGTCTGGTGGAGCAGAAcaaagcgctgctgcgagatCTCTATCACTCGAAAGAGCGCACATGTGTGCTGCTTcacgagcagcagaagggCCTACAAGAAGCGCAAGAGTGTGCGTTGGCTCAACTCATTGCCCGCCACGATGCCGAGAAGGCTGCGCTGGAGACACGTGTGtacgcggcgcaggcggcggcggctcaaTCGCAACACCGCCTCAccgaggtgaaggaggagctcGCAGCTGTGCAGTCTTCCAGGCGCGAGACGCAACGGTGCACCGGATTGACCTATGACGGCATGCACCAACAGCTCAAGGACACAACGAAGAAGATGTGGCAACTTCAACTTGTGAACGATCACCTCGATGCAAAGGTGCGGGTGTTGGAGAgggagctggaggagatgcgaCTCAGTCGGTCGCCGGTAAGAAGACGTCAAGGAGGCAACGAGACGCTCTTTTCTGCGGTAGAACAGGCAAGCAGGTCGGCGTCGCGCTCGACCACCGGGGCAGTGCACCCGAGCAATGGCTGCTCCAGCAGTCACGGTActggccgcagcagcggtgtaaACAATGCCCACTACGAGCGGCCGTTCGCGTTGTCACGTCGTGCAAGCACAGACAGCGCGGCAGGTCATGGTTGCAGGGATGTCAATTCTCATCTTGTGGGCCCTGGCGTCTGGACTGCGTAcgaggagcgcagcagcctcttGACGCGCGCGACGCCAGTGATGCAGCACGAAAATTCATCTCTGCGTCCACCCATCACTCACGTGACCTACCCGCACGGATCCTCTCTGGCGGCCGTTTCTGCCACCTCGATAACTACCGGCACCGACATGAATGTCTCACATATGAGTGAGGGCGGCACCGCGCACGCGCCGCGGTTGTGCACGCATCAGCGGAATTTCCCGTCGGCCACCCGTGCGGCGGGGGATGGCGACAACGACAGCACCAGTAGCGGACGACATCGACGCTTTGAGCGCACGGTGTCGCCGCCTCGCCAGCTCTCGCTCGACCGCACCCCTATACCGCAACCCTCTGTGGCCTACCCACCATATGCCGAGGAGGCTGAAACAGACAACGAGTTTGATTCGATCGCCTACGATGACCCATCACGGGGGGAGCAGAATGCAGTAAAGCGCTACCCCACTGCGTCAGCGCAGACAAATGTGGCTGAGTCTCTCCGCAGCGCGATTCCCCGCCCCCCGGGGGGCCCCGCAACCATTTCGACCCACTCGCAACCTTCGTCCGACGCCAAGTGTGATGGGTGGTACCCACCGCCTCTGGCGGTTCCGCACGGCTTGGACAGCTTGAAGAGTGGCGAGGGCACAGCCAACAAGACacacgtcgtcgtcgcagaaggagaggaaggggagctGCAGCCGTCGTTAGCGTCGTTGTGCTCTTCGCCGACAGTGTCCAACTCACGTGCCAGGCTGGAGGCCCTGCGTCGCGATATCCTCCGACACgccgagcagctggagcaggaggtgcaggcagTGACCTCCCGTTACGAGGCAgcgcgacgacagcggcgtcgcgaGAGGGAAACGCTGCGCGTGAACGTGTCcgtgcacagcgccagcaacAGCCCATCCACCTCTGAGCCGCGCGATGACGAAGGTCGACAGACGGTGGTGGTCAACGTTGTCGACGCCGACTCTGAGGCGCTCAACCGCGCCCTTGAGGTGCTCCACAttgagcagcaggaggacgacgatgaaCTCGAGCACTACTACGCCGATGTAAACCAGAAACGGCTGAAGCTGGAGCGGTGCCTGTGCTCCATTGAGGACAAGCTGGCCGCCCTTCTATGA
- a CDS encoding hypothetical protein (TriTrypDB/GeneDB-style sysID: LpmP.24.1160), translated as MASVYLFDVSYLAPFEAYLPWRSSEPPLSWRCAAELTQWTSLMAVGDAWVAACAEATAATATARTPVHNKFVTPDVEPCRQEWEGYTLLGNDEDSDQAKAAASSAFTPMDVGALHRHMYVIHAFPSTVLVQNKYFNTTLALVTGALLRAPSSHGHDCISMADQCDITADLLRRCPSAKSRSSTSVSHDHDGGGYGGVLLARIAQDPSEVPWHAFPRSGCLFHVIMVFHNSEADVNVGKVAAATPESLAAVEAQLRGEGADVCCRSLRNATLPTGDSLDDSPTSLQQLKERWRYFAAENGYECVFHATVCPPRALAHMAASMESDGRELAGSAEDIQLECVNVASGRCGLLEAPLTGSNRLYQILCNTLWPASVRCVAAGLSGTRRNEHGEQENNAVMRAPKPLNPHSGNTFVVVGTDEEAMWRLFRQHEDGCARLLRRRFRFFTSVVSPPADPAAALHYRRVVLVNRYYAAVVHPRLLQTTFFDIRMQELLDRYWEQHIIAEEGGATLCPDAPAVVLWPPCSLAPRTACVETEARGTATIPADADGEDVRASYPPLEVILDSLVRRGCRDVVVMVSEFRASAVPSGLTAYEALMCVERDVEVVQSDPVRCKAASVNTIDIDVDGPPVPVIRDEDDTRATRGVDRLHELLHCVQWGQTHRMTCAASPTACLADRRGNSLLLLACGRTPFEEEAWVRDVLAALTAAPSRALNKTTAVSADDYLRLAAPTVAVALGATHGDDSADLGAHPAKAAVAVDVSTSYFKARVEVHTVGGLQSYYAAPPTQHSAATQVMPPGWEDAHDAYVVVTTLCALQEAARAIAGSVRHTKVNNPNPADTVSGSHGTLSTVIRTLSQRQKEEWLAEQIDAYVAHPTSEASDAAADSPLVLVYITDVTAADTTRAELVEKLLCVLARPTAAPSATPLDVDSSDSREGADSYVPIEVVFASESVSESVSVATSAATTGRYKDLVVDGTARVREAFEQHLWPHRQSLSQQHHRASNPQPTTTTTEDLTSPRGAVGVASATSTGSFANGGTRASPRPVAAAAAAAVEASATTRARAAVPSEKMTVDVSWIAPVIGCALPNGFLVDPETLRSVPVRALRGAPWNTATIADVESADVLGRQDDSEAPAQHRKPLSGPLDEEELVQWTQKMRHYGHRLGEALREEQAETLALALEKMV; from the coding sequence ATGGCTTCTGTGTACCTCTTCGATGTGAGCTACCTCGCACCGTTCGAGGCGTACTTGCCGTGGCGCTCCTCTGAGCCGCCACTCTCATGGCGTTGTGCGGCGGAGCTGACTCAATGGACCTCTTTGATGGCGGTTGGGGACGCTTGGGTGGCGGCGTGTGCAGAGGCGACAGCGgccacggcgacggcgagaaCGCCTGTGCACAACAAATTTGTCACCCCTGACGTCGAACCATGTAGGCAGGAGTGGGAGGGCTACACACTGCTCGGCAATGACGAGGACAGTGATCAGGCTAAGGCTGCTGCATCGTCCGCCTTCACTCCCATGGACGTTGGCGCACTACACCGACACATGTACGTCATCCACGCCTTTCCCTCTACCGTTCTTGTCCAGAATAAGTACTTCAACACAACCCTGGCCCTTGTGACaggggcgctgctgcgggctCCCTCGTCCCACGGACACGATTGCATCTCGATGGCAGATCAGTGCGACATCACGGCTGATCTCCTGCGAAGGTGCCCTAGCGCCAAAAGTAGAAGCAGCACATCCGTCTCTCATGATCACGATGGCGGTGGTTATGGTGGAGTGCTGCTTGCGCGCATCGCGCAAGATCCATCTGAGGTTCCATGGCACGCCTTTCCACGAAGCGGGTGTCTCTTCCACGTTATCATGGTGTTTCACAACAGCGAGGCAGACGTGAACGTGGGCAaagtagcagcagcgactccagAGTCTTTGGCCGCCGTCGAGGCCCAACTGCGCGGAGAGGGCGCCGACGtttgctgccgctctctccgAAACGCTACCTTGCCCACAGGTGATAGCCTCGACGACTCACCGACATCCTTGCAGCAGCTAAAGGAGCGCTGGAGGTACTTTGCAGCGGAGAACGGGTACGAGTGCGTTTTCCACGCCACCGTGTGCCCTCCGCGTGCGTTGGCACATATGGCAGCCTCCATGGAGAGCGACGGACGTGAACTTGCCGGCTCAGCGGAAGATATTCAGCTGGAGTGCGTCAACGTTGCTTctggccgctgcggcttgCTTGAGGCGCCACTTACTGGGTCGAATCGGCTCTACCAAATCCTGTGCAATACGCTGTGGCCAGCAAGCGTCCGTTGTGTAGCTGCTGGGCTGTCAGGGACACGAAGAAACGAACACGGTGAACAGGAGAACAACGCCGTCATGCGAGCTCCAAAACCACTGAATCCACATTCTGGGAACACATTCGTCGTGGTGGGCACCGACGAAGAGGCGATGTGGCGTCTCTTCCGGCAGCACGAGGACGGGTGTGcccgcctgctgcggcgtcgttTTCGATTTTTCACCTCCGTTGTTAGCCCACCTGCCgaccccgccgccgcactgcaCTACCGCCGCGTCGTACTTGTGAATCGGTACTACGCGGCGGTAGTGCATCCGCGGCTACTGCAGACCACCTTCTTCGATATCCGcatgcaggagctgctggaccGATACTGGGAGCAGCACATTATAGCcgaggaaggcggtgctACTCTCTGCCCCGAtgcgccagcggtggtgttgtgGCCACCATGCTCGTTGGCGCCACGTACTGCCTGTGTTGAGACCGAGGCTCGAGGCACCGCAACCATCCCTGCGGACGCCGACGGCGAAGACGTGCGGGCTTCGTATCCGCCGCTTGAGGTTATTCTCGACTCTCTCGTGCGTCGTGGCTGCCGTGATGTCGTGGTCATGGTGAGTGAGTTCAGAGCCAGCGCCGTCCCCAGCGGGCTCACAGCGTACGAGGCGCTGATGTGTGTGGAGCGGGACGTGGAGGTAGTGCAGTCTGACCCAGTACGCTGCAAGGCGGCATCGGTGAACACAATCGATATAGACGTTGATGGTCCGCCAGTGCCCGTAATTCGAGACGAGGACGACACAAGGGCCACACGTGGGGTGGACCGGCTgcacgagctgctgcactgtgTGCAGTGGGGGCAGACGCACCGCATGACGTGCGCGGCTTCCCCGACAGCATGTCTCGCGGACCGCCGCGGTAATTCATTGCTTTTACTGGCCTGCGGGCGGACTCCGTTTGAGGAAGAGGCCTGGGTGCGTGACGTACTCGCAGCCTTAACCGCCGCACCGTCTAGAGCACTCAACAAGACCACAGCTGTCTCTGCCGACGATTATTTGCGTCTTGCCGCCCCCACTGTTGCAGTGGCTCTCGGGGCTACGCATGGTGACGACAGTGCGGACCTCGGAGCACACCCAGCCAAGGCAGCTGTTGCTGTCGACGTGTCCACCTCATACTTCAAGGCACGTGTCGAGGTGCACACAGTGGGTGGGCTGCAGTCATACTACGCGGCGCCACCGACACAACACTCGGCGGCTACGCAGGTCATGCCGCCAGGGTGGGAAGACGCGCACGATGCGTACGTAGTCGTCACAACCCTGTGCGCTCTCCAAGAAGCGGCGCGCGCGATCGCTGGCTCTGTTCGGCACACGAAGGTCAACAATCCTAACCCTGCCGATACTGTCAGCGGATCGCACGGCACCCTGAGCACGGTTATCCGCACCCTTTCTCAGCGGCAGAAGGAAGAATGGCTGGCAGAGCAGATCGATGCCTACGTGGCGCACCCAACTAGCGAGGCGtccgacgcagctgctgactCACCTCTGGTTCTGGTATACATAACGGATGTAACGGCAGCGGACACAACGCGCGCAGAACTGGTGGAGAAGCTTCTTTGTGTGCTGGCACgccccaccgcagcaccttctgCAACCCCCCTTGATGTGGATAGCAGTGACAGTCGCGAAGGCGCCGATAGTTACGTGCCCATCGAGGTAGTGTTTGCGAGTGAGTCTGTGAGTGAGTCTGTGAGTGTGGCGACTAGCGCCGCTACAACAGGCCGCTACAAGGATCTCGTTGTGGACGGCaccgcacgtgtgcgcgaaGCTTTTGAGCAGCACCTCTGGCCGCATCGGCAGTCACtgtcacagcagcaccatcgcgCCAGCAATCCCCAGCCCACTACCACTACTACAGAGGATTTGACAAGTCCGAGAGGCGCCGTCGGCGTTGCCTCTGCCACCAGCACTGGCTCTTTTGCCAACGGCGGAACTCGTGCGTCGCCTCGcccggtggcagcagcggcagcagcagccgtggaggCATCTGCCACCACAAGAGCACGTGCTGCAGTACCCAGTGAAAAGATGACTGTTGATGTCTCATGGATTGCACCGGTCATCGGATGTGCGCTCCCCAACGGCTTTCTCGTCGACCCCGAGACACTGCGGAGCGTGCCGGTGCGGGCCCTACGAGGCGCCCCGTGGAACACGGCGACGATCGCAGATGTCGAATCCGCTGACGTCTTGGGCAGACAAGACGATAGTGAGGCACCCGCTCAGCATCGCAAGCCGCTGTCAGGGCCGctcgatgaggaggagctcgTGCAGTGGACGCAGAAGATGCGGCACTACGGCCACCGCCTaggcgaggcgctgcgcgaaGAGCAGGCGGAAACTCTCGCCCTTGCGCTTGAGAAGATGGTGTAG
- a CDS encoding hypothetical protein (TriTrypDB/GeneDB-style sysID: LpmP.24.1170), whose amino-acid sequence MKGRQGSEYGASPQGRRNNSANGSDNSAHRGARPFSSQRCGGGASFRSWSHKRKATRPSVSVEDRTTQPIKHVIPLDLSFGNFEFQEMKSLGKRGGGVRELSSLLRQARRKAATHAGMLHTQQGAKMRSEDLLSAAVQRSAGVKVKDDPHLIAKALAKHRRTKRQSAKRWAKRIKHLEDSVENVVKDRSIQKQTMKARKESTARAREKRREATGGNSAGRGGGASKEAGGGGGKSVGAKKQKSFGGKQQRRGGSGGRRKR is encoded by the coding sequence ATGAAGGGCAGACAAGGCTCAGAATACGGCGCCTCGCCTCAGGGCCGTCGCAACAATAGCGCAAACGGCAGCGACAACTCCGCCCACCGCGGCGCGcgccccttttcttctcagcggtgcggcggcggcgcctcgtTCCGCTCGTGGTCACACAAACGCAAGGCAACGCGCCCCAGCGTCTCTGTCGAGGATCGCACGACGCAGCCTATCAAGCACGTCATTCCGCTTGACCTTTCGTTCGGCAACTTCGAGTTCCAAGAGATGAAGAGCCTCGGTAagcgcggtggtggcgtgcgTGAGCtatcctcgctgctgcgacaggCGCGTCGCAAAGCCGCTACGCACGCGGGTATGCTTCACACGCAACAAGGCGCCAAGATGCGTAGCGAGGACCTTCTCtccgcagcagtgcagcgatCAGCCGGCGTGAAGGTGAAGGACGACCCGCACCTCATCGCCAAGGCTCTCGCGAAGCACCGCAGAACGAAGCGGCAGTCAGCGAAGCGCTGGGCAAAGCGCATCAAGCACCTGGAGGACTCAGTAGAGAACGTTGTGAAGGACCGGTCCATTCAGAAGCAAACAATGAAGGCGCGTAAGGAGTCCACGGCCCGcgcaagggagaagagacgcGAGGCTACCGGTGGCAACAGTGCCGgtcgcggaggcggcgccagcaaggaggccggcggtggcggcggcaaaaGTGTGGGGGcaaagaagcaaaagagcTTTggagggaagcagcagcgcaggggCGGTAGCGGCGGTAGAAGGAAGCGCTGA